AGGTCGCCTCATCCATTACTTTTTCATCATGGAAGAATACTCTGTCTTCTCCTAAGAGTTTTTTTAGTTTGTTTTTGTTTTCCAGGCTCAATATGCTCATGTTTTATTCGGCGAAATTCATTCTCTCTATTTGACTGTCTACCGGCTTCTCGCCCTCGACTCTATGGCGCTTGCGATACACTCCGTCCGGAGAAAGTAAGCGGGCCTTCACGTTGTCCCGGATCTGAACGTCCAGGATCTTCTTGATTCTGTCCTTATTCTTGGTATCGAGTATAGGGAACAGGACCTCGATTCTTCTCTCGAAGTTTCTTGGCATGCAATCCGCGGAAGCAAGAAAGGTGCTTTCTTCTCCGCCTGCCAGGAAGTAATAGATCCTAGTATGCTCCAGGAATCTTCCTACGATGGAGATCACGGTTATGTTTTCCGAAATGCCGGGGAGTCCCGGTTTCAAACAGCAGATTCCGCGTATGATCAACTCGATGATGACCCCCGCGCGACTTGCATTGTACATCGCCAGAATTATATGCGGATCCACGAGGCTATTCATCTTGAATATGATTCTCGCAGGTTTGCCCGCCTTGGCGTTCTCGGTTTCCTTCTCTATCAATTCTAAGAATACGGATTTAAGATTATGAGGAGAAGCTGCCAGTTTATGTAAAATGGGCATCTTGGCGTAACTCGTAATCGTATTGAAGATGGTGGAAACGTCTTCGGTGATATCCTTATTGACCGTGAAGAAACTTAGATCGGTATAATATTTACTCGTAGTGGAGTTATAGTTTCCCGTTCCCAGGTGCACATAACGGACTAGATGCTCTTCTTCTCTGCGGACGATTAGAAGCATCTTGCAATGGATCTTGAGTCCGGCGACTCCGTAAACCACGTGAACCCCTCTTTCTTCCAGCTTCTGGGCCCACTTGATATTCCTTTCCTCGTCGAATCTAGCTTTCAACTCCACAAGAACGGTGACCTGCTTGCCGTTCTCGGCCGCCTGTCCAAGGTATTGGATGATGGGAGAATCTCCGCTCGTTCGGTAGAGAGTCATTTTGATTCCCAGCACTTTCGGATCCTCGCTGGAAATTCTGAGCAAGTCTTCGATCGCTCCGAAAGATTGGTAAGGATGGTGGAGTAATCTATCCTTCTTCTTGATTGCTTCAAAGATCTTCTCTGGAGATTCGAATTTGAGAGTGGTCTTTTGCTGGAAGAACGGATATTTGAATTTAGAAGTATGTTCCAGACCGTAGAAGAACATCGTGTCACTGATATTCAAAAGAGAGGACACTTCGAAGATCTCCTGGTCTTGTAGTTCCAGTAATTCCTTAAGTGTGTTTCTTACGAAAGGAGAAGTGTCTTGATCGATGTCCATGCGGACCGCTTCTCCCCAGATACGGTTTCGTATCTCCTTTTTCATAGTGATCAAGAGGTCCTTTACGGAAGCTTCCTGATCGATGGAGATATCCGCGTCCCTCACGATTCGGAAAGGATAGACTTCCTTGATGGTCATCCCGTAAAATAGATCGCTCACGTGTAGCTTTATAATTTCTTCAAGAGGAAAGAAGCGTCTTACTTTCCCTTCTCCTTTCAGTTGGAAGAATCGCGGGAGAACGGAAGGCACCTGCACGACCGCGAATAGATCCTTCTTGAGACCCGTCTTTTCGTCGTCTGCTGTAAGAACGATCGCTAAATTTAAGGATTTATTAAGTATATGAGGAAAGGGGTGGGAAGGATCGATCGATAACGGAGTCAAAATCGGAGAGACGTCTTCCTTATAATAACGTACGATGTCTTCAATTTCGTTCGCGCTTAGTTCTTTCGGATCCAGCACGAGTTCGATTCCGTTTTCCCTCATCTGGTCCATCGTAACGGAAAGAGTGTTGTATTGGACCTTAACGAAAGCTTGCACTTTCTTGGATAGTTCGGTGAGAATTTCGGAGGCTCTCTGGCCGTTCAGACTTTTTTCGTCGTTTCCCTCTTCGAGCATATTCTTTACGCCCGCCACTCTCACCATGTAAAACTCGTCCAGGTTCGATTCGGTGATACAAAGGAATTTTAATCTTTCCAATAGCGGATTTTCGGGGTCGTTCGCTTCCTCCAATACGCGCTTATTGAAATCGATCCAGGATAATTCCCGATCGAAGAAAATATCCGGATTGCCGATATGGATGGGTCCTTTTGTTCCGTTTCCGCCCTGATTCGTCTCGATTGGCTCGGCTGTGGTTTTAGTCTTTTGGGCCACGGGTCTTTCCTTCTCTTTCTTCTTTGTTTAAAATCGATGGGTGGAGAGTCAAGTCGGCTTTCGGAGTCTCTTTTTCCGGCTAAGAATCGGGGAAAGTTTGCGGAAAACTATCTAAGGTTCGAGTTTCGGGATTTCCGAAAACTTGTAAAAAGGAGGGGAGCGAAATATTCTATCCCCTCCCTTTGGGTCAACTCAAGCGAACACCGTTATTCCTTTCTGAGGAGACGTAAGGGTTTTGGATCTCTTCTCCTTGTCCTATCCAAACCCTTTTAGTCTGGGGGCAGTAAAAGGCATGGAGTAGAAATTTGGGGGCAAGACTCTGGACGGAGGCACAGAGTTCCGCATAAAGAAATTCTTGTTCTCCTCTGGAGTTCGCCTTTTCCAAAAGTTCGGCAAAAGTGAGAGCCCTCGCATAGGATGTTCGGAACTCTTCGTTCTGTTCCTTGGCTCGCCGGACCGAATCTGCGATCCCTCTCGGATTGGTTCTTCTTTCTCCGCTGGATAATAATTGTTCGTGAAATACCGCCAGGCGTCGGAAGAGTTTGAGTTCGGAATTTTCGGGTGCTGTAGGCGCTGCGACGGAAACGACGGACGCGGCGGCCAGATATGCAAATACGTTGCGCATAATATTCTCCTAAATTATGAAATCGAAATGCGATTAGAAACCGGAATTCGATCTAAATCAGGAGTCTTACATCTTTTAGGGGGGAGTGAAATGCGGGTAAGAATATTTCCGAAAGTGTTAAAAGTAATTCGGGTCGAACTTTATTCGGCTTTTCGGTTCGAACGTCGCTTGCATCTATCGGGGAGAATTTAGGAATTCCCTCGTTTTCTTTTTCCGGATTTTTAAATAAGTCGATTTCCGAATCGACGACTTTTCCGATTTCGATTTTGGAGATTCGAACCGATTTCTGGATTTGCGGATCTCGGTAAGATACGAATCCGGTTTCGCCGAATCCGAAGGTGAGCGAAAAGCATAGTAAAGCGGAACTTATGATCGCTCTCGAAATCATGTAAGTTCGACCTGTAGGAAGGTCCCTAGGTTCCCATATTCTTTCCGAATAGTTTTCTCGATTGACTGGGATTTCGGCGATAGGGATCGTACTATCCGTATGGTTGATCCCGAATATTGTACAGCCATGGCGGAATACAATCGCTGGCAAAACGACTCTCTTTTGGAAGTTTCCTCTAAACTAATGCCCGGCGAGTTCGAAGCGGACAAAGGACTCTTTTTTCAGTCGATGGCAAAGACATGGAATCATATTCTCTTAATGGATCTTGCCTGGTTGGATAGATTTCATTATCGTCCCATCCAAAAGACGGATTTCCAAGAGATGCAATTCTCCGGTTTGGACGAGCTGCGCGTTTTACGCAAAGAATTGGATTCGACGATTTTAGCTTGGGTTCAAAACATTACAAAAGAATGGTTGGCGGAAGATCTAAAATTTTACAGCTACTTATACAAGCGGGAGATCACCTTACCGCTTTGGCTGGTATTGACTCATTTCTTCAACCATCAAACACACCATCGCAGCCAGATCTCTACGGCGCTTCTGCAGTCTGGTTTGGATTACGGTGTAACGGATATTCCTTGGAATCCCTTTTATCCAAAGGGAAAAGAATAGGATTACAGTGGAGGTTATTATCTTGAAAAGGTCCGTTTGCATTTCCCTATTATTTGCCGTTTTGTTTTTCTGGAATTGTTCCTCCACCGAAGTGAAGGAACCTCGTAAGATCGAGAAGGTTATGCGGGTTCAAGCCGGGGGCGGATTGCGTCTTAGAATCGCTCCAAGTATAGACGCTAAGAAAATCGATTTAGTCACCGATGGAGACGCGGTGGAAACCTTCGGAGAAGTGGGTGAAATCGAGATCCAAGACGGAAAGCGAGGACGATGGGTCAAAGTCCGTTGGAAGAAGAAGGACGGCTATGTTTTCGGCGGCTTTTTAGAGCCCGTTTCCGTCAAATAAGGTGAGAGATTCTTTCCTACGCTTCCGCAAGGCTCGTTCTTCGGAAGCGATTTTCTTTTAAAGGCATTACTATTGAAACGTTCTATCGTTAGATTTCTAAATCAGTTTTATTTGGAAAACGCAGCCGGTTATTTTGCCGGAGCCACTGCTCTCGTTACTTCCTACTCTTTACTTATCAATCCGAGTTTCGGTATTCTAACCCCCGCTACTATCGCCGAAGGAAAATGGTGGAGCGTTGCTCTTTATGCCTTCCGTTTTCTTTCTCCGAGCGAGGCGGTCGGAAACGGTTTTTGGGTTTGGTTTTCTTTGGGAATCCATTCTTATGTTCTTCTCGTAGTGGGCAGGCTTCTGGAAAATCTTTTGGAATCTCCCCGTTTCAATCTATATCTTTGGTCCGCGATTTTTCACGTTACGATAGGTGGGGTCCTTTCGGTATATTATCCGTTATTCGTAGAAACTAGATCGATTTATATTTGCATGATCATAGGGATCGCGATCCTGATTCCGGAATCGGAGATCTTCATCATCCCGATCAAAATGAAATGGATCGGAGTCGTAGTGG
The sequence above is a segment of the Leptospira wolffii serovar Khorat str. Khorat-H2 genome. Coding sequences within it:
- a CDS encoding DinB family protein, translated to MVDPEYCTAMAEYNRWQNDSLLEVSSKLMPGEFEADKGLFFQSMAKTWNHILLMDLAWLDRFHYRPIQKTDFQEMQFSGLDELRVLRKELDSTILAWVQNITKEWLAEDLKFYSYLYKREITLPLWLVLTHFFNHQTHHRSQISTALLQSGLDYGVTDIPWNPFYPKGKE
- a CDS encoding SH3 domain-containing protein, encoding MKRSVCISLLFAVLFFWNCSSTEVKEPRKIEKVMRVQAGGGLRLRIAPSIDAKKIDLVTDGDAVETFGEVGEIEIQDGKRGRWVKVRWKKKDGYVFGGFLEPVSVK
- a CDS encoding LIC13259/LIC11441 family protein gives rise to the protein MRNVFAYLAAASVVSVAAPTAPENSELKLFRRLAVFHEQLLSSGERRTNPRGIADSVRRAKEQNEEFRTSYARALTFAELLEKANSRGEQEFLYAELCASVQSLAPKFLLHAFYCPQTKRVWIGQGEEIQNPYVSSERNNGVRLS
- the ppk1 gene encoding polyphosphate kinase 1, producing MAQKTKTTAEPIETNQGGNGTKGPIHIGNPDIFFDRELSWIDFNKRVLEEANDPENPLLERLKFLCITESNLDEFYMVRVAGVKNMLEEGNDEKSLNGQRASEILTELSKKVQAFVKVQYNTLSVTMDQMRENGIELVLDPKELSANEIEDIVRYYKEDVSPILTPLSIDPSHPFPHILNKSLNLAIVLTADDEKTGLKKDLFAVVQVPSVLPRFFQLKGEGKVRRFFPLEEIIKLHVSDLFYGMTIKEVYPFRIVRDADISIDQEASVKDLLITMKKEIRNRIWGEAVRMDIDQDTSPFVRNTLKELLELQDQEIFEVSSLLNISDTMFFYGLEHTSKFKYPFFQQKTTLKFESPEKIFEAIKKKDRLLHHPYQSFGAIEDLLRISSEDPKVLGIKMTLYRTSGDSPIIQYLGQAAENGKQVTVLVELKARFDEERNIKWAQKLEERGVHVVYGVAGLKIHCKMLLIVRREEEHLVRYVHLGTGNYNSTTSKYYTDLSFFTVNKDITEDVSTIFNTITSYAKMPILHKLAASPHNLKSVFLELIEKETENAKAGKPARIIFKMNSLVDPHIILAMYNASRAGVIIELIIRGICCLKPGLPGISENITVISIVGRFLEHTRIYYFLAGGEESTFLASADCMPRNFERRIEVLFPILDTKNKDRIKKILDVQIRDNVKARLLSPDGVYRKRHRVEGEKPVDSQIERMNFAE